The following coding sequences lie in one Eubacterium ventriosum genomic window:
- the trpA gene encoding tryptophan synthase subunit alpha, producing the protein MSKIKEAFKNGKAFIPFITGGDPDLETTKKLIIEMQNAGADIIEVGIPFSDPIAEGQVIQKADLRSLEAGCTTDKLMDALIEIKDRIHIPLVFMTYINVIYKYGKKKFMDRCSECGICGIIVPDCPYEEKNELLPECTEAGIELISMIAPTSHDRIKMIAKEAQGFLYCVSSLGVTGVRKEIKTDINGMIELVKEVSDVPCAVGFGISTPKQAEDVCKYADGAIVGSAIVRIVAEHGKDSVQYVSQYVKEMKEAVRK; encoded by the coding sequence ATGAGTAAAATAAAAGAAGCATTTAAGAATGGAAAAGCATTTATACCTTTTATAACAGGAGGAGATCCTGACCTTGAAACAACAAAGAAACTTATTATTGAAATGCAGAATGCAGGGGCAGATATAATTGAAGTGGGAATACCTTTTTCAGACCCAATCGCAGAAGGACAGGTTATTCAGAAGGCAGATTTAAGATCATTGGAAGCAGGCTGTACAACAGATAAGTTAATGGATGCTTTAATTGAAATAAAAGACCGGATTCATATTCCATTAGTTTTTATGACATACATAAATGTTATTTACAAATATGGGAAAAAGAAATTTATGGACAGGTGTAGTGAATGTGGAATTTGTGGAATAATTGTTCCGGATTGTCCTTATGAAGAAAAAAATGAACTTTTGCCTGAATGTACAGAGGCAGGAATTGAATTGATTTCTATGATAGCTCCAACATCTCACGACAGAATAAAAATGATTGCAAAGGAAGCTCAGGGATTTCTTTACTGCGTATCTTCACTTGGAGTTACAGGTGTTAGAAAAGAAATAAAAACAGACATTAACGGAATGATTGAACTTGTTAAGGAAGTTTCAGATGTACCTTGTGCAGTAGGTTTTGGAATTTCCACACCAAAGCAGGCAGAAGATGTATGCAAATATGCCGACGGAGCAATTGTTGGCAGTGCTATTGTAAGAATTGTGGCAGAACATGGAAAAGACAGTGTACAATATGTTTCACAGTATGTAAAAGAAATGAAAGAGGCTGTAAGAAAATAG
- the thiM gene encoding hydroxyethylthiazole kinase, with translation MFKECLENVRKNVPLVHNITNYVTVNDVANVLLACGGSPIMSDDIDDVVDITSICGGLNINIGTLNKNTIPSMFAAGKKANELGHVVLLDPVGAGASALRTNTANELMKKIKFDVVRGNISEVKTLMVGSGSTKGVDADVADKVTDENLEETISKLKAFSKATGSIIAVTGAIDLVCNSEKCYVIRNGKPQMSSITGTGCQLSGLMTAYLVANSENKLEAAAAAVCLMGLAGEIAYDRMQDGDGNSTYRNRIIDAIYNMDGETLEKGAKYEIK, from the coding sequence ATGTTTAAAGAATGTTTAGAAAATGTTAGAAAGAATGTGCCATTAGTACACAATATTACAAATTATGTAACAGTAAATGATGTTGCAAATGTTTTACTTGCCTGTGGAGGAAGCCCTATTATGTCTGATGACATTGATGATGTGGTAGATATTACATCTATTTGTGGTGGACTTAACATTAATATTGGAACATTAAACAAGAACACTATTCCTTCAATGTTTGCAGCAGGAAAGAAAGCAAACGAATTAGGTCATGTTGTTTTACTTGACCCTGTTGGAGCAGGAGCAAGTGCCTTAAGAACTAACACAGCTAACGAACTTATGAAAAAAATAAAGTTTGATGTTGTTAGAGGAAATATTTCAGAAGTTAAGACTTTAATGGTTGGAAGTGGAAGTACTAAAGGTGTTGACGCTGACGTAGCCGATAAAGTTACAGATGAAAATCTTGAAGAAACTATTTCTAAATTAAAAGCTTTTTCAAAAGCAACAGGAAGCATTATTGCCGTAACAGGAGCAATTGACTTAGTTTGCAATAGTGAAAAATGCTATGTAATAAGAAATGGTAAGCCACAGATGAGTTCAATTACAGGAACAGGTTGTCAGCTTTCAGGACTTATGACAGCATATTTAGTAGCTAACTCTGAAAACAAGTTAGAAGCAGCCGCAGCTGCAGTTTGCTTAATGGGACTTGCAGGAGAGATTGCTTATGACAGAATGCAGGATGGTGATGGCAACTCAACATACAGAAACAGAATTATTGATGCTATCTACAACATGGATGGAGAAACATTGGAAAAAGGAGCAAAATATGAAATCAAGTAA
- the thiE gene encoding thiamine phosphate synthase, translated as MKSSNTTTDELLLYAVTDRAWLGNETLYEQVEKSLKGGVTFVQLREKKLDEESFLQEAIEIKELCKKYNVPFVINDNVDIAIKMDADGVHVGQSDMEAGDVRKKLGPDKIIGVSAQTVEQAILAEKHGADYLGVGAVFPTGSKDDAEDVPFETLKAICEAVSIPVIAIGGITKDNVKELAGSGICGIAVISAIFASKDIETATKELKVNTIKAVK; from the coding sequence ATGAAATCAAGTAATACTACAACAGATGAGTTATTACTATATGCAGTAACAGACAGAGCCTGGCTTGGAAACGAAACACTTTATGAACAGGTTGAAAAATCATTAAAGGGTGGAGTAACTTTTGTACAGCTTAGAGAGAAAAAACTTGATGAAGAAAGTTTTTTACAGGAAGCCATTGAAATAAAAGAGTTATGCAAAAAGTATAACGTTCCATTTGTAATAAATGATAATGTAGACATTGCCATAAAAATGGATGCAGACGGAGTACACGTTGGACAAAGCGATATGGAAGCAGGAGACGTTAGAAAGAAACTTGGTCCTGACAAAATTATTGGCGTTTCAGCCCAGACAGTCGAACAGGCAATTTTAGCTGAAAAACACGGAGCTGACTACTTAGGAGTTGGAGCAGTATTTCCAACAGGCTCAAAAGATGATGCAGAAGATGTACCTTTTGAAACATTAAAAGCCATATGTGAAGCGGTAAGCATACCAGTAATCGCAATTGGCGGAATAACAAAGGACAACGTAAAAGAACTTGCAGGAAGCGGTATTTGCGGAATCGCAGTAATAAGTGCCATATTTGCAAGCAAAGACATAGAAACTGCAACAAAAGAACTAAAAGTCAACACAATAAAAGCTGTAAAGTAG
- a CDS encoding HAD family hydrolase encodes MSTGFIFDVDGTILDSMGIWMNVGELYLKDMGIKAEPNLGEILFEMTMNEGAEYIQKKYNLNLTTEEICTGINNRVYKFYEKEAMPKPKVIDFIEQAYENKIPMTIATSTDRPMIEAAFKRLHIDKYFKKIFTTTEVGYGKDKPDIFIKAMEEMGTTPKQTWLFEDGAYSIETAKQLGIKTIGIYDPASEKDQEKIRNLTNIYIKNWTEHKTLLNQIQNNK; translated from the coding sequence ATGTCAACAGGATTTATATTTGATGTAGATGGAACAATACTAGACTCAATGGGAATATGGATGAACGTAGGAGAACTATATCTAAAAGATATGGGAATAAAGGCGGAACCAAATCTTGGAGAAATTCTATTCGAAATGACAATGAATGAAGGTGCAGAATACATACAAAAAAAGTATAATCTAAACCTTACAACAGAAGAAATATGCACCGGAATAAACAACCGTGTATACAAATTCTACGAAAAAGAAGCAATGCCAAAACCAAAAGTTATCGACTTTATAGAACAAGCCTACGAGAACAAAATCCCAATGACAATAGCAACGTCAACAGACAGACCAATGATAGAAGCAGCTTTCAAAAGACTGCACATAGACAAATATTTTAAAAAAATATTTACCACGACAGAGGTTGGGTATGGAAAAGACAAACCGGACATCTTCATAAAAGCAATGGAAGAAATGGGAACAACACCAAAGCAAACATGGCTATTTGAAGATGGAGCATACTCAATAGAAACAGCCAAACAACTAGGCATAAAAACAATAGGAATCTACGATCCTGCAAGCGAAAAAGACCAGGAAAAAATAAGAAACCTAACAAACATCTACATAAAAAATTGGACAGAACACAAAACCCTACTTAACCAAATACAAAACAACAAGTAG
- the thiD gene encoding bifunctional hydroxymethylpyrimidine kinase/phosphomethylpyrimidine kinase, producing MNTALTIAGSDSCGGAGIQADIKTMTANGVYAMSAITALTAQNTTGVSDIYEVSPEFLQAQLKAIFEDITPDAIKIGMVSSSDLIKTIAKSLKEYNGKNIVLDPVMVATSGAKLISDDAISTLKEYLIPLATVITPNIPEAEVLSNMEIHNEEEMIKAAAVISEKYDCAVLCKGGHSINDANDLLYRNGEYKWFYGKRINNPNTHGTGCTLSSAIASNLAKGRDLDTSVEKAKKYISGALSAMLDLGKGSGPMNHAFAIKCD from the coding sequence ATGAACACAGCATTAACAATTGCAGGAAGTGATTCTTGTGGAGGCGCCGGAATACAAGCAGACATAAAGACAATGACAGCTAATGGAGTTTATGCCATGAGTGCTATTACAGCCTTAACTGCTCAAAATACAACCGGCGTATCAGACATCTATGAAGTAAGCCCTGAATTTTTACAGGCACAGCTAAAAGCTATATTTGAAGACATAACACCGGATGCCATAAAAATAGGAATGGTATCATCAAGTGACTTAATCAAAACAATAGCTAAAAGCCTAAAAGAATACAATGGAAAGAACATAGTTCTTGATCCCGTTATGGTTGCAACAAGCGGAGCAAAATTAATAAGCGATGATGCCATAAGCACTTTAAAGGAATACTTAATTCCTTTGGCAACAGTAATAACACCAAATATTCCGGAGGCAGAAGTATTATCCAATATGGAAATACATAACGAAGAGGAAATGATAAAGGCAGCAGCAGTTATTAGCGAAAAATATGACTGCGCCGTATTATGCAAGGGCGGTCACAGCATAAATGATGCCAACGACCTTCTTTACAGAAACGGTGAATACAAGTGGTTCTATGGTAAGAGAATTAACAATCCTAATACACATGGAACAGGATGTACACTTTCCAGTGCCATAGCTTCAAATCTTGCAAAAGGCAGAGATTTGGATACATCAGTGGAAAAGGCAAAAAAATATATTTCAGGAGCATTATCAGCAATGCTTGATTTAGGAAAAGGCAGTGGTCCTATGAATCATGCATTTGCAATTAAGTGCGACTAA
- the cytX gene encoding putative hydroxymethylpyrimidine transporter CytX: MDKKGTSIFSNSLIWFGAGVSIAEIVTGTYLASLGMEKGILAIIIGHLIGCSLLFLAGVIGAKTKKSAMETVKISFGQKGSILFSVLNVIQLAGWTAIMIYDGALSANGIFNTGNWVWCIVIGVLIIIWIFIGIKNIEKVNVVAMTALFILTIILCKVVFFDNGVATSIPDDGLTFGAAVELAVAMPLSWLPLISDYTREAEKPIKATAASAIVYGVVSCWMYIIGMGAAIFAQNAGIDQIMLKAGLGIAGLLIIVFSTVTTTYLDAYSAGVSSETIFSKINGKYMAIAVTIVGTIAAIIYPMDDITDFLYLIGSVFAPMIAIQIADFFIIKNNSEDKNVEITNIIIWVIGFILYRYLMTVDIIVGNTLPDMAVTVIICIIVSKFKKAK; this comes from the coding sequence ATGGATAAAAAAGGGACATCAATATTTAGTAATAGTTTAATTTGGTTTGGAGCAGGTGTATCAATTGCAGAAATTGTAACAGGTACATATCTTGCTTCACTTGGAATGGAAAAAGGCATTCTTGCGATTATTATCGGACACTTAATTGGCTGCTCACTTTTATTCCTTGCAGGAGTAATCGGTGCAAAGACAAAGAAAAGTGCAATGGAAACAGTAAAGATAAGTTTCGGTCAGAAAGGAAGTATTCTGTTTTCAGTATTAAATGTTATTCAATTGGCAGGATGGACAGCCATTATGATTTATGACGGCGCACTTTCAGCCAACGGAATTTTTAATACAGGAAACTGGGTGTGGTGCATTGTAATCGGTGTACTTATTATTATTTGGATTTTTATTGGAATAAAAAACATCGAAAAAGTAAATGTTGTTGCAATGACAGCTTTATTTATTCTAACAATTATTTTGTGTAAAGTTGTTTTCTTTGACAACGGTGTGGCAACAAGTATTCCTGATGATGGATTAACGTTTGGTGCGGCAGTAGAACTTGCAGTAGCAATGCCACTTTCCTGGCTTCCATTAATCAGTGATTACACAAGAGAAGCAGAAAAGCCAATTAAGGCAACAGCAGCAAGTGCCATTGTTTACGGAGTTGTAAGCTGTTGGATGTATATAATTGGAATGGGTGCAGCTATTTTTGCACAGAATGCAGGAATCGACCAGATAATGTTAAAGGCAGGTCTTGGAATAGCAGGACTTCTTATAATTGTTTTTTCAACAGTTACAACAACATATTTGGATGCATATTCAGCAGGTGTTTCAAGTGAAACAATCTTTAGCAAAATTAATGGAAAGTATATGGCAATTGCAGTAACAATCGTTGGTACAATAGCAGCAATTATTTACCCAATGGACGATATTACTGATTTCCTTTATTTAATAGGTTCAGTGTTTGCACCTATGATTGCAATTCAAATTGCAGACTTCTTCATTATCAAAAACAATAGCGAAGATAAAAACGTTGAAATTACAAATATTATAATCTGGGTTATTGGATTTATTCTATACAGATATCTTATGACAGTTGATATAATTGTTGGAAATACATTGCCTGATATGGCAGTTACTGTTATTATATGTATTATAGTCAGTAAATTTAAAAAGGCTAAATAA
- a CDS encoding PP2C family serine/threonine-protein phosphatase, producing the protein MINYGFSIKGKSHSTRNMACQDANKVIQLNNGCSVGLVADGVGSAKSSDIGAKIAVEKAGEYCSENINSGMNLDQQLQVLKDSFSYALNSINQYATENNAQIEDFDTTLSGAIYDGQSIAYGHAGDGGIVVKKNDGTMDIITEQQQGENKQYVKPLRAGEGSWSFGKLDNNIASVMLVTDGILNELISPFLLNATDSVAKATGQKKVYNSAAEFLMNPDCVMNNKSFNNPKNILESFLDGDMDRNVFSNCLKNGYSKFFDENLTKRLCDGMAKYSYPVWAIDQITDDKTVVCMMNEQAKVSCQPPAFYSEPDWQGLKTTYEKMVHPEKFANEQPKKDLESTQQINTDNNAKKQSQNKPKSEDNAKKQSDNNKNKTKKTKKTKTKKTRGRSKKSRGGISTPSLGRRERRGRRGRRQRKQHHFFTNLLLFLILICMAAAVAVGGLFVYKRYYQNRNNNDSQTESVNKNSKSDTNSGDSNGSDDVGSDNGSDSSTGSDSGSSDDSSSGSSEKSDSDSSGSSDSGSSSSDSSNNGSSSDSSDSGDSSSSDGTDSQAVDGE; encoded by the coding sequence ATGATTAATTATGGATTTTCAATAAAAGGAAAGTCCCACAGTACCAGAAATATGGCCTGTCAGGACGCTAATAAAGTAATACAACTTAATAATGGATGCTCAGTAGGTTTAGTAGCTGACGGTGTAGGAAGTGCAAAATCTTCCGATATAGGAGCAAAGATTGCAGTAGAAAAAGCAGGAGAATATTGTAGTGAAAATATTAATTCCGGTATGAATTTAGACCAACAATTGCAGGTATTAAAGGATTCTTTTTCTTATGCATTAAATAGCATTAACCAGTATGCAACAGAGAACAATGCACAGATTGAAGATTTCGATACAACTCTTAGCGGAGCGATTTATGATGGACAAAGCATTGCTTATGGACACGCCGGGGATGGTGGCATAGTTGTAAAAAAGAATGACGGAACTATGGATATCATAACTGAACAGCAACAGGGTGAGAACAAGCAGTATGTTAAGCCATTGAGAGCAGGAGAAGGCAGTTGGAGCTTTGGAAAGTTAGATAACAACATTGCTTCAGTTATGCTTGTTACAGATGGTATTCTTAATGAACTTATTTCACCATTTTTGTTAAATGCCACAGACAGTGTTGCAAAAGCAACAGGTCAGAAGAAAGTTTACAATTCAGCAGCAGAATTTCTTATGAATCCTGACTGTGTTATGAATAATAAGTCATTTAACAATCCTAAGAACATTCTTGAAAGTTTCTTAGACGGAGATATGGACAGAAATGTTTTTTCTAATTGCTTGAAGAATGGATATAGTAAGTTTTTCGACGAAAATCTTACAAAAAGATTGTGCGACGGAATGGCTAAGTATAGCTATCCTGTTTGGGCAATAGACCAGATTACAGACGACAAAACTGTTGTATGTATGATGAATGAACAGGCAAAGGTTTCATGCCAGCCACCTGCATTTTACAGCGAACCGGATTGGCAGGGATTAAAAACCACATATGAGAAAATGGTTCATCCTGAAAAATTTGCTAATGAACAGCCTAAGAAAGATTTGGAAAGTACACAGCAGATTAATACAGACAACAATGCCAAAAAGCAAAGTCAGAACAAACCTAAGTCAGAAGACAATGCTAAGAAGCAGTCTGACAATAATAAAAACAAAACAAAAAAGACAAAGAAAACTAAGACTAAAAAGACCAGAGGCAGAAGCAAAAAGTCAAGAGGAGGCATAAGCACTCCAAGCTTAGGTCGCAGGGAGAGAAGAGGAAGAAGAGGCAGACGTCAGAGAAAGCAGCATCATTTCTTCACTAACCTGTTATTATTCTTAATTCTTATTTGTATGGCTGCAGCAGTTGCAGTGGGAGGTTTGTTTGTATATAAACGTTATTACCAGAATAGAAATAATAATGATAGCCAGACTGAAAGTGTAAATAAGAATAGCAAGTCAGATACAAACAGTGGAGATTCAAACGGAAGCGATGATGTAGGTTCTGATAATGGTTCAGATAGTTCAACTGGAAGTGATTCAGGAAGTTCAGATGACAGTTCCAGTGGAAGTTCAGAAAAGTCAGATAGCGATTCTAGTGGAAGTTCTGATTCAGGAAGTTCAAGCTCAGATTCATCTAATAACGGAAGTAGTAGCGATTCATCAGATTCAGGTGACAGTTCATCAAGCGATGGCACTGATTCACAGGCAGTTGATGGAGAATAA
- the leuS gene encoding leucine--tRNA ligase has protein sequence MATPYNHKEIEKKWRHNWDVTPINKDTTKPKYYCLDMFPYPSGSGLHVGHWRGYVISDVWSRYKMLHGYHIIHPMGWDAFGLPAENYAIKMKTHPAISTAANIANIKRQINEIASLYDWDMEVNTTDPKFYKWTQWIFVQMFKKGLAYEKEMPINWCPSCKTGLANEEVVNGCCERCGAEVTKKNLKQWMLKITAYADRLLADLDKLDWPEKVKKMQADWIGKSYGAEVDFKLENSDEKITVYTTRPDTLYGATFMVLAPEHTMAKSLATDETRADVEAYIQMAANKSSVDRLQGKEKTGVFTGSYAINPLNGAKVPIWLSDYVLADYGTGAIMCVPAHDDRDFAFATKFNIPIIQVIAKDGKEIENMTEAYTEAVGTMINSGEWNGMESSVLKKEAPHIIEEKGFGRATVNYKLRDWVFSRQRYWGEPIPIVHCPDCGAVPVPEDQLPLLLPDVESYEPTGTGESPLAAIDEWVNTTCPCCGKPAKRETNTMPQWAGSSWYFLRYIDNKNDKELVSREKADKYLPVDMYIGGVEHAVLHLLYSRFYTKFLHDIGVVDFDEPFKKLFNQGMITGKNGIKMSKSKGNVVSPDDLVRDYGCDSLRLYEMFVGPPELDSEWDERGIDGVYRFITRFWKLAVDSIEANVEPTKEMIKLRHQMVHTITRRLEDFSLNTVVSGFMEFNNKFIELAKKEGGIDKETIQTFVTLLAPFAPHIGEELWERLGNTGSVFENNKWPEADEELMKDDEIQVPVQINGKTKVVISVPADISKDDAIAQGKEALGDKLTGNIIKEIYVPGRIINIVAK, from the coding sequence ATGGCAACACCTTATAATCATAAGGAAATTGAAAAAAAGTGGCGTCACAATTGGGATGTAACCCCTATTAATAAAGACACTACAAAACCCAAATATTATTGTCTTGATATGTTCCCTTATCCATCAGGATCAGGACTTCATGTAGGACATTGGAGAGGATATGTTATTAGTGATGTATGGAGTAGATATAAGATGCTTCATGGTTATCATATTATTCATCCTATGGGATGGGATGCTTTTGGTCTTCCGGCAGAAAACTATGCTATTAAGATGAAGACACATCCAGCTATTTCAACAGCAGCTAATATTGCAAACATTAAGAGACAGATTAATGAAATTGCTTCTCTTTATGACTGGGATATGGAAGTTAACACAACAGATCCTAAGTTCTATAAATGGACTCAGTGGATTTTTGTTCAGATGTTTAAGAAAGGACTTGCTTACGAGAAAGAAATGCCAATTAACTGGTGTCCATCATGTAAGACAGGTCTTGCTAACGAAGAAGTTGTTAACGGATGCTGTGAAAGATGTGGAGCAGAAGTTACAAAGAAGAACCTTAAGCAGTGGATGTTAAAAATCACAGCTTATGCTGACAGACTTCTTGCAGATTTAGACAAGCTTGACTGGCCTGAAAAAGTTAAAAAAATGCAGGCAGATTGGATTGGAAAATCATATGGTGCAGAAGTTGACTTTAAATTAGAAAACTCAGATGAGAAGATTACAGTATATACAACAAGACCTGATACACTTTACGGTGCAACATTTATGGTACTTGCTCCTGAACATACTATGGCAAAATCTCTTGCAACAGATGAGACAAGAGCAGATGTTGAAGCATACATTCAGATGGCAGCTAATAAGTCATCTGTAGACAGACTTCAGGGAAAAGAAAAAACAGGTGTATTTACAGGAAGTTATGCAATTAACCCATTAAACGGTGCAAAGGTTCCAATCTGGCTTTCAGATTATGTACTTGCTGACTATGGTACAGGTGCAATTATGTGTGTTCCTGCACATGATGACAGAGACTTTGCTTTTGCAACTAAGTTTAACATTCCAATTATTCAGGTTATTGCAAAAGATGGTAAAGAAATCGAAAATATGACAGAAGCTTACACAGAAGCTGTAGGTACTATGATTAACTCAGGTGAGTGGAATGGTATGGAATCTTCTGTTCTTAAAAAAGAAGCTCCTCACATTATTGAAGAAAAAGGATTTGGTAGAGCTACAGTTAACTATAAATTACGTGACTGGGTATTCTCAAGACAGAGATATTGGGGTGAACCTATTCCAATCGTACATTGTCCTGACTGTGGAGCAGTTCCGGTTCCTGAAGATCAGTTGCCATTATTATTACCTGACGTAGAATCATATGAACCAACAGGTACAGGTGAATCACCACTTGCAGCAATAGATGAATGGGTTAACACAACTTGTCCTTGCTGTGGAAAACCTGCAAAGCGTGAAACAAATACAATGCCACAGTGGGCAGGATCATCATGGTATTTCTTAAGATATATTGATAATAAGAATGACAAAGAACTTGTTTCAAGAGAAAAAGCTGACAAGTATCTTCCTGTAGATATGTACATCGGTGGTGTTGAACATGCAGTTCTTCACTTACTCTATTCAAGATTCTATACTAAGTTCTTACATGATATCGGAGTAGTTGATTTTGACGAACCATTTAAGAAATTATTTAACCAGGGTATGATTACAGGTAAAAATGGTATTAAGATGAGTAAATCAAAGGGTAACGTTGTTTCACCTGATGATTTGGTAAGAGATTACGGATGTGACTCATTAAGACTTTATGAAATGTTTGTAGGACCACCTGAACTTGATTCAGAATGGGATGAAAGAGGAATTGATGGTGTATATAGATTTATCACAAGATTCTGGAAGTTAGCAGTAGATAGTATTGAAGCTAATGTTGAGCCAACTAAGGAAATGATAAAACTTCGTCACCAGATGGTTCATACAATTACAAGACGTCTTGAAGACTTTAGTTTAAATACAGTAGTTTCAGGTTTTATGGAATTTAATAACAAGTTTATTGAATTAGCTAAGAAAGAAGGCGGAATTGACAAAGAAACAATTCAGACTTTCGTTACATTATTAGCTCCATTTGCACCACATATCGGTGAAGAATTGTGGGAAAGACTTGGAAACACAGGTAGCGTATTTGAAAACAACAAGTGGCCTGAAGCTGACGAAGAACTTATGAAGGATGATGAAATCCAGGTTCCTGTTCAGATTAACGGTAAGACAAAAGTTGTAATCAGTGTACCTGCTGACATCTCAAAGGATGACGCTATTGCTCAGGGTAAGGAAGCATTAGGCGACAAGTTAACAGGAAACATTATTAAGGAAATTTATGTTCCGGGAAGAATTATAAATATAGTTGCTAAATAA